In Methermicoccus shengliensis DSM 18856, a single genomic region encodes these proteins:
- a CDS encoding AlbA family DNA-binding domain-containing protein translates to MTTCDEIYQILKNPEKETMKIEFKESEKLRSGEGQRDIGYEIVALANRYGGKLLIGVKKDATLEGRGIFDDKGIDHYKNIIDNICHNTISPIVEYDIEFLQCPDGDIMVVNIPKRKGIPHAYIVSREGPEIKNRIYYIRTSHGKRLVSDRQLEWLFSHQEDPDFTFPFRIVINYYKDSLGIPGPIYQPSCIFNYISFVNSIPKNDIKTLTKNWDTVQSFFIEITPYALLHSFSWLFAHSWLIEIRRHEGKISSGPIPKSVSSRKISVKDLPKPSKDSIIASLSWDFSKIFESAGFLDFCIPSNTELQIQYESKGKKSQLSLKHNDFSFDIVFQFSSMCAGLHFTHPQRAVLMDRKPIEGQEKMHKLYQSIEMDCVFKASFNFPEENVELFNDYYHYANTIKDHLENDWDYDRFIEKLPHHKLYVIDNKLNDILRILEEKL, encoded by the coding sequence ATGACCACATGTGATGAAATATATCAAATTTTGAAAAATCCTGAGAAAGAAACAATGAAAATCGAATTCAAAGAATCAGAGAAACTACGAAGTGGAGAAGGTCAGAGGGATATAGGCTATGAAATTGTGGCATTAGCAAATCGTTATGGAGGTAAATTATTAATAGGAGTCAAAAAAGATGCAACTCTTGAAGGTAGAGGGATATTTGATGATAAAGGTATAGACCATTATAAGAACATTATTGATAATATTTGTCACAATACGATTAGCCCAATAGTTGAATACGATATAGAATTCTTACAATGCCCTGATGGAGATATTATGGTTGTAAATATCCCAAAAAGGAAAGGCATTCCTCATGCATATATTGTTTCAAGAGAAGGGCCAGAAATTAAGAATAGGATCTATTATATTCGAACAAGTCATGGAAAAAGGTTAGTTAGTGACAGACAACTGGAATGGCTATTTAGTCATCAAGAAGACCCTGATTTTACATTTCCATTCAGAATTGTTATCAACTATTACAAGGACTCACTTGGAATTCCAGGTCCTATATATCAACCAAGTTGTATTTTTAACTACATAAGTTTTGTGAACAGTATACCTAAAAATGATATTAAGACCTTAACAAAGAATTGGGACACTGTTCAATCATTTTTTATAGAGATTACACCTTACGCTCTCCTCCATTCATTTTCATGGCTTTTTGCACACTCATGGCTAATAGAAATTCGTAGACATGAGGGAAAGATTTCTTCCGGTCCAATACCCAAGAGCGTAAGTTCTAGGAAGATTTCTGTTAAAGACCTACCAAAACCATCAAAAGACTCTATAATTGCATCCCTATCATGGGATTTTTCAAAAATATTTGAAAGTGCTGGATTTCTAGATTTTTGCATACCGTCAAATACAGAATTGCAAATTCAATATGAGAGTAAAGGGAAAAAATCGCAATTATCGTTGAAACATAACGATTTTAGTTTTGATATTGTCTTCCAGTTCTCCTCGATGTGTGCAGGTCTTCATTTTACACACCCTCAAAGGGCTGTATTAATGGATCGTAAACCGATTGAAGGTCAAGAGAAAATGCATAAATTATACCAATCTATCGAAATGGACTGTGTATTTAAAGCATCATTTAATTTTCCGGAAGAGAACGTCGAGTTGTTCAACGATTATTATCACTATGCGAATACAATAAAAGACCATTTGGAAAATGATTGGGACTACGATCGTTTCATAGAAAAATTGCCTCATCATAAACTCTACGTTATTGACAATAAATTGAACGATATTCTAAGAATATTGGAGGAAAAACTATGA
- the thiC gene encoding phosphomethylpyrimidine synthase ThiC: MGLIEEAKRGIITEEMRIVAEKEGVDPEFIRRGVASGRIVMPISPYREVEICGIGEGIRTKVNASVGTSSDIVDVDMEVEKAKVAQQSGADTLMELSTGGDLREIRRRVIEATTLSVGSVPLYEAFIEAIRKKGAAVLMEEDDLFRIIEEQAKMGTNFMAIHTGVNWMTLERLKRHGRYGGLCSRGGAFMSAWMLHNEKENPLYSEFDYLLEILKEHEVTLSCGNGMRAGAVHDSLDRAQMQELIINCELADRAHEFGVQTIIEGPGHIPINHIEANVRVMKEMSGHKPFYMLGPVVTDIAPGYDHVVASIGAAMSSAAGADFICYVTPAEHLALPNVEDTRLGVICARIAAHAGDMVKLGKMDMDLAMGRARRDLDWASQMKYAIDSTTARGIRASRYPEDPEVCTMCGEYCALKIVRENFDFSR, encoded by the coding sequence ATGGGGCTAATAGAGGAGGCAAAGAGAGGAATCATCACGGAAGAGATGCGAATAGTTGCCGAGAAAGAGGGTGTTGACCCAGAGTTCATAAGACGCGGGGTGGCCAGCGGAAGGATCGTGATGCCCATCTCACCCTACAGAGAGGTCGAGATTTGTGGAATAGGTGAGGGGATCCGAACGAAGGTAAATGCCTCTGTGGGAACATCCTCTGACATCGTGGATGTGGACATGGAGGTGGAGAAGGCCAAAGTGGCCCAGCAGAGTGGTGCTGACACCCTCATGGAGCTTTCCACTGGAGGCGACTTGAGAGAGATCAGAAGAAGGGTGATTGAGGCGACCACGCTGTCGGTGGGAAGCGTCCCGCTGTACGAGGCGTTCATCGAGGCCATCCGAAAGAAGGGAGCTGCAGTGCTCATGGAGGAGGACGACCTCTTCAGGATCATCGAGGAGCAGGCCAAGATGGGCACCAACTTCATGGCCATCCACACGGGTGTGAACTGGATGACGCTGGAGAGGCTCAAGAGGCACGGACGCTATGGAGGCCTGTGCTCGAGGGGAGGGGCATTCATGTCGGCATGGATGCTGCATAACGAGAAGGAGAACCCACTGTACAGCGAGTTCGACTACCTTCTCGAGATACTGAAGGAGCACGAGGTCACCCTCTCCTGCGGAAACGGCATGAGAGCAGGAGCAGTGCACGACTCGCTGGACCGTGCCCAGATGCAGGAGCTCATAATAAACTGTGAGCTTGCGGACAGGGCACATGAGTTCGGTGTGCAGACCATCATCGAGGGGCCCGGGCATATTCCCATCAACCACATCGAGGCGAACGTCAGGGTGATGAAGGAGATGAGCGGCCACAAGCCCTTCTACATGCTTGGGCCCGTGGTGACCGACATCGCGCCTGGATACGACCACGTCGTGGCCTCGATTGGGGCGGCCATGTCCAGCGCTGCGGGCGCTGACTTCATATGTTACGTGACGCCGGCAGAGCATCTTGCCCTGCCCAACGTGGAGGACACTCGCCTCGGCGTGATATGTGCGCGCATAGCGGCCCATGCCGGCGACATGGTGAAGCTGGGCAAGATGGACATGGACCTCGCCATGGGAAGGGCCAGAAGAGACCTCGACTGGGCAAGCCAGATGAAATATGCCATTGACTCGACCACCGCAAGGGGGATAAGAGCCTCGAGATATCCCGAGGACCCCGAAGTGTGCACGATGTGCGGCGAGTACTGCGCCCTCAAAATCGTAAGAGAGAACTTCGACTTTAGCAGGTGA